A single region of the Pseudomonas solani genome encodes:
- a CDS encoding alpha-glucosidase: MLLVTAAGVAGWQGLHVWKQRAVLAELVVPPAFAVPRDFDFGDYRLAWNGHGLALSPKGNPTKRLWATEGGFLAAGIGAAEVEEHRGALFVDEHRELLCREQSLDSFQGTGPRLVLRGHLRCADGSVSGYALVLEADGGRGVRLAVALDDPRLNRLYLNWQRDADERFFGFGEQFSAFDLAGRRVPILVQEQGVGRGLQPITLAADLSARAGGDWWTSYAPVPYYLTSKLRAFFSESSAYQVFDLRDPARVGLEVHQGSLTARLYNGDSPAALLQAHTSVVGRMAPLPDWTQHGAILGLQGGTERVRELLGRIDAAGVPVAGLWLQDWVGQRSTSFGKQLWWNWTLDPRHYPQWQTLSADLKARGIRTLAYANPFLADITEKDGEQRNLFREARERGFLMQGADGKPLDLLNTSFSAGLVDLSNPEARRWLKVVLREEMLGQGFSGWMADFGEALPFEAHPASGEDAALLHNRFPEEWARLNRELLEEAGGEGELLFFTRSGYSRSPGLTTSMWLGDQLVTWDAQDGLHSALLGLLSGGLSGFTLNHADTGGYTTISNPLKDYHRSEELLQRWAEFSAFTSLLRTHEGNRPADNHQVYDSPASLAHFARCAQLFAALAPYRRTLMDEAARTGLPLVRPLWLQYPEDPASLEAVPRSFLLGDQLLVAPVLEPGVDSLEVALPAGEWVHLWSQEHYQAAPGTRVRVAAPIGQPAVFYPQGSAVGEALHKALAQRGVSGS, from the coding sequence GTGTTGCTGGTGACGGCGGCAGGCGTGGCGGGATGGCAGGGGCTGCATGTGTGGAAACAGCGTGCCGTGCTGGCCGAGCTGGTGGTGCCACCGGCCTTTGCCGTACCCCGTGATTTCGATTTCGGCGATTACCGCCTGGCCTGGAACGGCCATGGCCTGGCGCTGAGCCCCAAGGGCAACCCCACCAAGCGACTGTGGGCCACCGAGGGTGGCTTCCTCGCCGCCGGTATCGGCGCTGCCGAGGTCGAAGAGCACCGGGGCGCGCTGTTCGTCGACGAGCACCGCGAGCTGCTGTGCCGCGAGCAAAGCCTGGACAGCTTCCAGGGCACCGGCCCGCGCCTGGTGCTGCGTGGCCACCTGCGTTGCGCCGATGGCTCCGTCAGTGGCTACGCGCTGGTGCTGGAGGCCGATGGCGGGCGCGGTGTGCGCCTGGCCGTGGCGCTGGATGACCCGCGCCTCAACCGCCTCTATCTCAACTGGCAACGGGACGCCGATGAGCGCTTCTTCGGCTTCGGTGAGCAGTTCAGCGCTTTCGACCTGGCCGGGCGCCGCGTGCCCATCCTGGTGCAGGAACAGGGCGTCGGCCGTGGCCTGCAGCCCATCACCCTGGCGGCGGACCTCAGTGCCCGTGCGGGCGGCGACTGGTGGACCAGCTACGCGCCGGTGCCCTATTACCTGACGTCGAAGCTGCGTGCCTTCTTCAGCGAATCCAGCGCCTATCAGGTGTTCGACCTGCGTGATCCGGCGCGGGTGGGCCTGGAGGTGCACCAGGGCAGCCTCACCGCGCGTCTCTACAACGGCGACAGCCCCGCCGCGTTGCTGCAGGCGCACACCTCGGTGGTGGGGCGCATGGCGCCGCTGCCGGACTGGACCCAGCACGGCGCCATCCTCGGCCTGCAGGGCGGTACCGAGCGGGTGCGCGAGCTGCTGGGGCGCATCGATGCCGCCGGGGTGCCCGTCGCCGGCCTCTGGCTGCAGGACTGGGTGGGCCAGCGCAGCACCAGTTTCGGCAAGCAGCTGTGGTGGAACTGGACCCTCGATCCGCGCCACTATCCGCAATGGCAGACCCTGAGCGCCGACCTCAAGGCGCGCGGCATCCGTACCCTGGCCTATGCCAACCCCTTCCTGGCGGACATCACCGAGAAGGACGGCGAGCAGCGCAACCTGTTCCGTGAGGCCCGCGAACGCGGCTTCCTCATGCAGGGCGCCGACGGCAAGCCGCTGGACCTGCTCAACACCAGCTTCAGCGCCGGTTTGGTGGACCTGAGCAACCCCGAGGCGCGCCGCTGGCTGAAGGTCGTGTTGCGCGAAGAGATGCTCGGCCAGGGCTTCTCCGGCTGGATGGCCGATTTCGGCGAGGCGCTGCCCTTCGAGGCGCACCCGGCCTCGGGTGAAGACGCGGCGCTGCTGCACAACCGCTTCCCCGAAGAATGGGCGCGGCTCAACCGCGAGCTGCTGGAGGAGGCAGGCGGGGAAGGGGAGCTGCTGTTCTTCACCCGCTCCGGCTACAGCCGCAGCCCGGGGCTGACCACCAGCATGTGGCTGGGCGACCAGCTAGTGACCTGGGATGCCCAGGACGGCCTGCACAGCGCATTGCTGGGGCTGCTCTCCGGTGGGCTCTCGGGCTTCACCCTCAATCACGCCGACACTGGCGGCTACACCACCATCAGCAACCCGCTGAAGGACTACCACCGCAGCGAGGAGCTGTTGCAGCGCTGGGCGGAGTTTTCCGCCTTCACCAGCCTGCTGCGCACCCACGAGGGCAATCGTCCGGCGGACAACCACCAGGTCTACGATTCGCCGGCCAGCCTGGCGCACTTCGCCCGTTGCGCCCAGCTGTTCGCCGCGCTGGCACCTTATCGCCGCACGCTGATGGACGAGGCGGCGCGTACCGGGCTGCCACTGGTGCGCCCGCTCTGGCTGCAATACCCCGAGGACCCCGCGAGCCTGGAGGCCGTGCCGCGCAGCTTCCTGCTGGGTGACCAACTGCTGGTGGCACCGGTGCTGGAGCCGGGTGTCGACAGCCTGGAGGTGGCGCTGCCGGCGGGGGAGTGGGTGCACCTCTGGTCGCAGGAGCACTACCAGGCAGCCCCCGGCACCCGCGTGCGCGTGGCGGCGCCCATCGGCCAGCCGGCGGTGTTCTACCCGCAGGGCTCGGCGGTGGGTGAGGCCCTGCACAAGGCGCTGGCGCAGCGAGGCGTCAGCGGCTCCTGA